Proteins co-encoded in one Methylomonas albis genomic window:
- a CDS encoding bacteriohemerythrin — MALITWTAAQYGTNVGFADQEHQTLFGLLNKLYDEATGGAARATVGASLDALITYVVDHFAHEEREMVAKGFGGYDRHKAEHEALIGICADLQKKFHAGEAEVTEDVGQLVKGWLDSHIPKFDMAYSDTLK, encoded by the coding sequence ATGGCTTTAATTACTTGGACTGCGGCTCAGTATGGCACTAATGTCGGATTTGCCGACCAAGAACACCAAACCTTGTTCGGTTTGTTGAATAAACTGTACGATGAGGCTACTGGCGGCGCGGCGCGCGCTACGGTTGGCGCTTCGCTGGATGCATTGATTACCTATGTGGTCGATCACTTTGCTCACGAAGAAAGGGAAATGGTTGCTAAAGGCTTTGGCGGTTATGACCGTCACAAAGCGGAACATGAAGCTTTGATCGGTATCTGCGCGGATTTACAGAAAAAATTCCACGCGGGTGAAGCCGAAGTGACCGAGGACGTCGGTCAGTTGGTAAAAGGCTGGTTGGATAGCCACATTCCGAAATTCGACATGGCTTATTCGGATACGTTGAAGTAA